The following are encoded in a window of Streptomyces sp. 11x1 genomic DNA:
- the ftsX gene encoding permease-like cell division protein FtsX: MQAQFVLSEIGVGLRRNLTMTFAVIVSVALSLALFGGSLLMSDQVSQMKGYWYDKVNVSIFLCNRSDAESDPNCAKGAVTTEQKNQIKSDLGKMAVVENVAHESQDEAYKHYKEQFGDSPLASSLTPDQMQESYRIKLKDPEKYQVIASAFNGRDGVQSVQDQKGILDNLFRLLGYLSWAARGVMAVMLIVALLLIVNTVRVSAFSRRREIGIMRLVGASGFYIQAPFIMEAAVAGVIGGVIACAFLALGQYFVIDNGVSLSQNLPLINFVGWDAVLIKLPLILTVSFLMPALAAFVALRKYLKV; encoded by the coding sequence ATGCAGGCCCAGTTCGTCCTGTCGGAGATCGGTGTCGGTCTCCGCCGCAACCTCACGATGACCTTCGCGGTCATCGTCTCCGTCGCCCTCTCCCTCGCCCTGTTCGGCGGCTCGCTGCTGATGAGCGACCAGGTCAGCCAGATGAAGGGCTACTGGTACGACAAGGTCAACGTGTCGATCTTCCTCTGCAACAGGAGCGACGCGGAGTCCGACCCCAACTGCGCCAAGGGCGCCGTCACGACCGAGCAGAAGAACCAGATCAAGTCCGACCTGGGCAAGATGGCGGTCGTCGAGAACGTCGCCCACGAGTCCCAGGACGAGGCCTACAAGCACTACAAGGAGCAGTTCGGCGACTCCCCGCTGGCCAGCAGCCTCACCCCGGACCAGATGCAGGAGTCGTACCGCATCAAGCTCAAGGACCCGGAGAAGTACCAGGTCATCGCGAGCGCCTTCAACGGCCGTGACGGTGTGCAGTCGGTGCAGGACCAGAAGGGCATCCTGGACAACCTCTTCCGGCTCCTCGGCTATCTGAGCTGGGCGGCGCGCGGTGTGATGGCGGTCATGCTGATCGTGGCGCTGCTGCTGATCGTCAACACGGTGCGGGTCTCGGCGTTCAGCCGTCGTCGTGAGATCGGGATCATGCGGCTGGTGGGCGCCTCGGGCTTCTACATCCAGGCGCCGTTCATCATGGAGGCGGCGGTCGCCGGCGTGATCGGCGGTGTGATCGCCTGCGCCTTCCTCGCGCTCGGCCAGTACTTCGTGATCGACAACGGTGTGTCACTGTCCCAGAACCTGCCGTTGATCAATTTCGTCGGCTGGGACGCGGTCCTCATCAAGCTGCCGCTCATCCTCACGGTGAGCTTCCTGATGCCGGCGCTGGCCGCGTTCGTCGCGCTGCGCAAGTACCTGAAGGTGTGA
- a CDS encoding S41 family peptidase: protein MSGRDLFSQPRRISRGAALTLVFASVLATGAATGSFDDPRRETTAVANPSRSNPASTPADREQDVADAAAEAMAEGKSPVEAAERAVSRSGDRWGAVYSEGEYEQFEEALDGEYTGVGLWTRLERDGRIEVTRVQDGSPAARAGIRAGDRLVRVDGEKVDGRPVTEVVSLLRGDAIDEGTGSTGTPKSAAAGTKVRLELERDGRTWSATLRRARLSTEDVTVSRTAGGVSVITVDAFTKGSGDLVRAAVEQSADAAGFVLDLRGNAGGLVSEAVTAASAFLDGGLVATYDVKGRQRALHAEPGGDTTRPLVTLVDGGTMSAAELLTGALQDRGRAVVVGSRTFGKGSVQMPSRLPDGSVAELTVGHYRTPSGRGVDGRGITPDLEADEDALRRAETVLSGLGQ from the coding sequence ATGTCAGGCCGCGACCTGTTCTCCCAGCCCCGCCGCATCAGCCGCGGGGCCGCTCTGACATTGGTCTTCGCGAGCGTGCTCGCCACCGGCGCCGCGACCGGCTCCTTCGACGATCCGCGCCGGGAGACCACGGCCGTCGCGAACCCCTCCCGCTCCAATCCGGCCTCCACCCCGGCCGACAGGGAGCAGGACGTCGCCGACGCCGCGGCCGAGGCCATGGCCGAGGGCAAGTCCCCCGTGGAGGCCGCCGAGCGGGCCGTAAGCCGCAGCGGCGACCGGTGGGGCGCGGTCTACTCCGAGGGCGAGTACGAGCAGTTCGAGGAGGCCCTCGACGGCGAGTACACCGGCGTCGGCCTCTGGACCCGGCTGGAGCGCGACGGCCGGATCGAGGTGACCCGGGTGCAGGACGGCTCGCCCGCCGCCCGCGCCGGGATCCGCGCCGGCGACCGCCTCGTCCGCGTCGACGGCGAGAAGGTCGACGGCCGCCCGGTCACCGAGGTCGTCTCCTTACTCCGCGGCGACGCGATCGACGAGGGCACCGGGAGCACCGGGACCCCGAAGAGCGCGGCCGCCGGTACGAAGGTGCGGCTGGAGCTGGAGCGCGACGGCCGGACCTGGTCCGCGACCCTGCGCCGGGCCCGCCTCTCCACCGAGGACGTGACCGTGAGCCGTACCGCGGGCGGGGTCAGCGTCATCACGGTCGACGCGTTCACCAAGGGCTCCGGCGATCTCGTACGTGCCGCCGTCGAGCAGTCCGCCGACGCCGCCGGCTTCGTCCTCGACCTCCGTGGCAACGCCGGCGGTCTGGTCTCCGAGGCCGTCACCGCCGCCTCCGCCTTCCTCGACGGGGGCCTCGTCGCCACGTACGACGTCAAGGGCAGGCAGCGGGCCCTGCACGCCGAACCCGGCGGCGACACCACCAGACCCCTGGTCACCCTGGTCGACGGCGGCACGATGAGCGCGGCCGAGCTGCTCACCGGAGCCCTCCAGGACCGGGGCCGCGCGGTGGTCGTGGGCTCCCGGACCTTCGGCAAGGGCTCGGTGCAGATGCCGAGCCGCCTCCCCGACGGCTCCGTCGCCGAGCTGACCGTCGGCCACTACCGCACCCCCTCCGGCCGGGGCGTCGACGGCCGGGGCATCACCCCCGACCTCGAAGCGGACGAGGACGCCCTGCGGCGGGCCGAGACGGTGCTGAGCGGCCTCGGGCAGTGA
- the smpB gene encoding SsrA-binding protein SmpB, with translation MYVPKESQPKQGGAAAKARDGEKGGKKKIVAQNKKARHDYAIIDTYEAGLVLMGTEVKSLREGRTSLTDGFVQIDRGEAWLHNAHIPEYHQGSWTNHSARRKRKLLLHREEIDKLESKAQETGHTIVPLALYFKDGRAKAEIALARGKKEYDKRQTLREKQDRRESDRAIAAAKRRQRGQ, from the coding sequence ATGTACGTACCGAAGGAGTCCCAGCCCAAGCAGGGCGGGGCGGCCGCCAAGGCCAGGGACGGCGAGAAGGGCGGCAAGAAGAAGATCGTCGCCCAGAACAAGAAGGCCCGGCACGACTACGCGATCATCGACACCTACGAGGCCGGGCTCGTCCTCATGGGGACCGAGGTCAAGTCGCTGCGCGAGGGACGGACCTCGCTGACCGACGGCTTCGTCCAGATCGACCGGGGTGAGGCGTGGCTGCACAACGCCCACATCCCCGAGTATCACCAGGGCAGCTGGACCAACCACTCCGCGCGCCGCAAGCGGAAGCTGCTGCTGCACCGCGAGGAGATCGACAAGCTGGAGTCCAAGGCGCAGGAGACGGGTCACACGATCGTGCCCCTCGCCCTGTACTTCAAGGACGGCCGGGCCAAGGCCGAGATCGCGCTCGCGCGAGGCAAGAAGGAGTACGACAAGCGGCAGACGCTGCGGGAGAAGCAGGACCGGCGGGAGTCGGACCGGGCGATCGCGGCGGCCAAGCGGAGGCAGCGGGGCCAGTAG
- a CDS encoding LacI family DNA-binding transcriptional regulator produces MTVKITDVARHAGVSPSTVSYVLSGKRPISAETRARVEASIRELGYRPHAGARALAGRKSNVLAMVVPLRAGIHVPVVMRFAVSAVTTARAHDHDVLLLTQEEGDEGLRRVADSALVDALIVMDVQLHDPRLPLLRTLERPSVLIGFPADPSGLTCIDLDFRTAGELCVEHLAGLGHRVVGLIGSPPEVYVRQTSFAQRVVQGFTSAATRNGMASTVHPCEATPAAARAVAERLLREQPALTGVVIHNEAVLEPLVDAFEHLGLRVPADLSITALCPDDLATALPVPVTSIGIPAAEVGEQAVTLLMKKLSGTPVPEATLLAPRLTVRASTARRVTG; encoded by the coding sequence GTGACAGTGAAGATCACGGACGTGGCCCGGCACGCGGGCGTCTCCCCGAGCACCGTCTCGTACGTGCTGAGCGGCAAGCGCCCGATCTCGGCGGAGACGCGGGCGCGGGTCGAGGCGTCCATCCGCGAGCTGGGGTACCGCCCGCACGCGGGTGCCCGCGCCCTGGCCGGCCGCAAGTCGAACGTGCTGGCGATGGTGGTGCCGTTACGGGCCGGGATCCATGTGCCGGTGGTCATGCGGTTCGCGGTCTCGGCGGTCACGACGGCCCGCGCGCACGACCACGACGTCCTGCTGCTGACGCAGGAGGAGGGCGACGAGGGCCTGCGGCGGGTGGCGGACTCGGCCCTGGTGGACGCGTTGATCGTGATGGACGTCCAACTCCACGACCCGAGGCTGCCGTTGCTGCGCACGCTGGAGCGCCCCTCGGTCCTGATCGGCTTTCCCGCCGACCCCTCCGGCCTGACCTGCATCGACCTGGACTTCAGGACGGCGGGCGAGCTGTGTGTGGAGCATCTGGCCGGCCTGGGCCACCGGGTGGTGGGGCTGATCGGCTCGCCGCCCGAGGTCTACGTCCGCCAGACGTCGTTCGCCCAGCGTGTCGTCCAGGGCTTCACCTCCGCCGCCACCCGCAACGGCATGGCCTCCACCGTCCACCCCTGCGAGGCCACCCCGGCGGCGGCCCGCGCGGTCGCGGAACGGCTCCTGCGCGAACAACCGGCCCTCACGGGTGTGGTGATCCACAACGAGGCCGTCCTGGAGCCTCTCGTCGACGCCTTCGAGCACCTGGGCCTGCGCGTCCCCGCCGACCTCTCGATCACGGCCCTGTGCCCGGACGACCTCGCCACCGCCCTCCCCGTCCCCGTCACCTCGATCGGGATCCCGGCGGCGGAGGTGGGCGAACAGGCGGTGACCCTCCTGATGAAGAAGCTCTCCGGCACGCCCGTCCCGGAGGCCACCCTGCTCGCGCCCCGGCTGACCGTGCGCGCGAGCACGGCCCGCCGGGTGACGGGATGA
- the yicI gene encoding alpha-xylosidase produces the protein MKFTDGYWLLREGVTAAYPVEVLDVTATDGGALEVHAPTQPVRHRGDLLKGPVVTISAHAPMPDVIGVTFTHFEGERPRGPRFELSSEEFTPHTSYDDEHATLTAGELSVRVSRTGPWHVDFLAHGRTLTSSGPKSMGIMREASGAHYLREQLNLGVGTSVYGLGERFGPLVKNGQVVDIWNADGGTATEQAYKNVPFYLTDAGYGVFVDHPGKVSFEVASEVVSRVQFSAETQQLTYYVIYGPTPKDILRKYTALTGRPALPPAWSFGLWLSTSFTTSYDEETVTSFIEGMRERRLPLSVFHFDCFWMREFQWCDFEWDPRVFPDPEGMLARLKRRGLRISVWINPYVAQRSPLFAEGKALGHLLRRPDGSVWQWDLWQPGMALVDFTSAAAREWYASKLERLLAQGVDCFKTDFGERVPLEVTWSDGTDPERMHNYYTYLYNRTVFDVLRKHRGEGDAVLFARSATVGGQRFPVHWGGDCESTYESMAESLRGGLSLGLSGFGYWSHDIGGFEGTPSPALFKRWIAFGLLSSHSRLHGSSSYRVPWLFDDESVDVLRKFTHLKLSLMPYLYEAARTAHTEGVPMMRAMVLEFPDDPGCAHLERQYMLGPDLLVAPVFDDEGDVTYYVPEGTWTRFPDGGTVTGPRWVRERHDFLSVPLLVRPGAVVPVGARVDRPDHDHADGVTLHAYGLTHGAQVTVPVGAVTFTVVREGNVLRASCGDPAAPWGLAADGREVRAEAGTGFLTLDLDGESAPAETRSK, from the coding sequence ATGAAGTTCACCGACGGCTACTGGCTGCTGCGCGAGGGTGTCACCGCCGCGTACCCGGTCGAGGTGCTCGACGTCACCGCGACGGACGGCGGCGCCCTGGAGGTGCATGCCCCGACCCAGCCCGTCCGCCACCGCGGCGACCTGTTGAAGGGACCGGTCGTGACGATCAGCGCCCACGCACCGATGCCCGACGTCATCGGTGTCACGTTCACCCACTTCGAGGGCGAACGGCCCCGCGGCCCACGCTTCGAGCTGTCGAGCGAGGAGTTCACCCCGCACACCTCCTACGACGACGAGCACGCCACGCTCACCGCCGGAGAGCTGTCGGTCCGGGTCTCCCGCACCGGCCCCTGGCACGTCGACTTCCTCGCCCACGGCCGCACGCTCACCTCCAGCGGCCCCAAGTCGATGGGCATCATGCGCGAGGCGTCCGGCGCCCACTACCTGCGCGAACAGCTCAACCTGGGCGTCGGCACCTCCGTCTACGGCCTCGGCGAACGCTTCGGCCCGTTGGTCAAGAACGGCCAGGTGGTGGACATCTGGAACGCCGACGGCGGCACGGCCACCGAACAGGCCTACAAGAACGTGCCGTTCTATCTCACCGACGCGGGCTACGGCGTCTTCGTCGACCATCCCGGCAAGGTGTCCTTCGAGGTCGCCTCGGAGGTCGTGTCCAGGGTCCAGTTCAGCGCGGAGACCCAGCAGCTCACGTACTACGTCATCTACGGTCCCACCCCGAAGGACATCCTCCGCAAGTACACGGCCCTCACCGGCCGCCCGGCCCTCCCGCCCGCCTGGTCGTTCGGCCTGTGGCTGTCGACGTCGTTCACCACCTCCTACGACGAGGAGACGGTGACCTCCTTCATCGAGGGCATGCGGGAACGCCGGCTGCCCCTGTCCGTCTTCCACTTCGACTGCTTCTGGATGCGCGAGTTCCAGTGGTGCGACTTCGAGTGGGATCCCCGGGTCTTCCCCGACCCGGAGGGCATGCTGGCCCGCCTGAAGCGCCGGGGCCTGAGGATCAGCGTCTGGATCAACCCGTACGTCGCCCAGCGCTCCCCGCTCTTCGCGGAGGGCAAGGCCCTCGGCCATCTCCTGCGCCGACCGGACGGCAGTGTCTGGCAGTGGGATCTGTGGCAGCCCGGCATGGCACTGGTCGACTTCACCAGCGCGGCGGCGCGCGAGTGGTACGCGTCGAAGCTGGAAAGGCTGCTCGCCCAGGGCGTCGACTGCTTCAAGACCGACTTCGGCGAGCGGGTGCCCCTGGAGGTGACCTGGTCCGACGGCACGGACCCGGAGCGGATGCACAACTACTACACCTACCTGTACAACCGCACCGTCTTCGACGTCCTGCGCAAACACCGGGGCGAGGGCGATGCGGTCCTCTTCGCCCGCTCGGCGACGGTCGGCGGCCAGCGCTTCCCCGTCCACTGGGGCGGCGACTGCGAGTCCACGTACGAGTCGATGGCCGAGTCCCTGCGGGGCGGCCTGTCGCTGGGCCTGTCGGGCTTCGGCTACTGGAGCCACGACATCGGCGGCTTCGAGGGCACCCCCTCGCCCGCCCTCTTCAAACGCTGGATCGCCTTCGGCCTGCTCTCCTCCCACAGCAGGCTGCACGGCTCGTCGTCATACCGGGTCCCCTGGCTCTTCGACGACGAATCGGTCGACGTGCTGCGGAAGTTCACCCACCTCAAGCTCAGCCTCATGCCCTACCTCTACGAGGCCGCGCGCACCGCCCACACCGAGGGGGTGCCGATGATGCGGGCGATGGTGCTGGAGTTCCCGGACGACCCGGGCTGCGCGCACCTCGAACGCCAGTACATGCTGGGCCCCGACCTCCTCGTGGCGCCCGTCTTCGACGACGAGGGGGACGTCACGTACTACGTCCCGGAGGGCACCTGGACCCGCTTCCCGGACGGCGGGACGGTCACCGGCCCCCGCTGGGTCCGCGAACGGCACGACTTCCTGAGCGTGCCGCTTTTGGTCCGGCCAGGGGCGGTCGTCCCGGTCGGCGCGAGGGTCGACCGCCCGGACCACGACCACGCCGACGGGGTCACCCTGCACGCGTACGGCCTCACACACGGCGCCCAGGTGACGGTCCCGGTGGGCGCGGTGACGTTCACCGTCGTACGGGAGGGGAACGTGCTGCGGGCCTCCTGCGGCGACCCGGCGGCGCCCTGGGGACTGGCGGCGGACGGGCGTGAGGTCCGGGCGGAGGCGGGCACGGGATTCCTGACGCTGGACCTGGACGGGGAGTCCGCTCCCGCGGAAACGAGGTCGAAGTGA
- a CDS encoding MFS transporter: MPHHEPAEQHSPLLTVTADTLVAADFRPRRPKGRGELRENPHRPRTRRRTTTPTPSGVTTPYRALFQIPGTLRFTAGGILARLPMGMFGISAILMIAGTRGSYALAGAVVATGLTATALVAPWTARLVDRHGQARIAVPATAVALLGGLGLIACVHWNAPDWTLFASYAATATAPNTGGMARARWAHLLKDDPAALHTANSFEQAADELCFMLGPVVAAFLCTTLFPEAGTLIGGMLCMTGVLLFAAQRATEPPPTGRTTAKSPLRTPGIPPLLAVFLATGAVFGSLEVVTIAYADARGHASSAGVILGLQAAGSCAAGLAYGTLRVTGPAEHRFRRCLAAMTALMALPWLTAATTGSLLFLAPALLLAGMATAPTMVTAMALVQHRTPQGQLNEGMTLAVTGLLGGIAGGSALGGWVAEHDPAAGTGLAPGVTGFAVPVAAAALALLIAAIRTNSRPPIDAL, encoded by the coding sequence ATGCCGCACCACGAACCCGCCGAGCAGCACAGCCCGCTGCTGACCGTCACAGCCGACACACTCGTGGCAGCCGACTTCCGCCCCCGCCGACCAAAGGGGCGCGGGGAACTGCGCGAAAACCCCCACCGGCCCCGCACCCGCCGACGCACAACCACCCCCACCCCATCAGGCGTCACCACCCCCTACCGCGCCCTCTTCCAAATCCCCGGCACCCTCCGCTTCACCGCCGGAGGCATCCTCGCCCGCCTCCCCATGGGCATGTTCGGCATCAGCGCGATCCTCATGATCGCCGGCACCCGCGGCTCCTACGCCCTCGCCGGCGCCGTCGTCGCCACCGGCCTCACCGCCACCGCCCTGGTCGCCCCCTGGACCGCCCGGCTGGTCGACCGCCACGGCCAGGCCAGGATCGCCGTCCCCGCCACCGCCGTCGCCCTCCTCGGCGGCCTCGGCCTGATCGCCTGTGTCCACTGGAACGCCCCCGACTGGACCCTGTTCGCCTCCTACGCGGCCACCGCCACGGCCCCCAACACCGGCGGCATGGCCCGCGCCCGCTGGGCCCACCTGCTGAAGGACGACCCGGCCGCCCTGCACACCGCCAACTCCTTCGAACAGGCGGCGGACGAGCTCTGCTTCATGCTCGGCCCGGTCGTGGCCGCCTTCCTCTGCACCACCCTGTTCCCCGAGGCCGGCACCCTGATCGGCGGCATGCTCTGCATGACCGGCGTCCTGCTCTTCGCCGCCCAGCGCGCCACGGAACCACCGCCCACGGGCCGTACGACCGCGAAGTCCCCCCTCAGGACCCCCGGGATCCCCCCGCTGCTCGCCGTCTTCCTCGCCACCGGCGCGGTCTTCGGCTCCCTGGAGGTCGTCACCATCGCCTACGCGGACGCCCGGGGCCACGCCTCCTCGGCGGGGGTGATCCTCGGCCTCCAGGCGGCCGGCTCCTGCGCGGCTGGCCTGGCGTACGGCACGCTGCGGGTGACGGGCCCGGCGGAACACCGCTTCCGCAGGTGCCTGGCCGCGATGACCGCCCTGATGGCGCTGCCCTGGCTCACCGCCGCCACCACCGGCTCCCTGCTGTTCCTCGCCCCGGCCCTCCTCCTCGCCGGCATGGCCACCGCCCCCACGATGGTCACCGCCATGGCGCTGGTCCAGCACCGCACCCCGCAGGGCCAGTTGAACGAGGGCATGACCCTCGCCGTCACCGGTCTGCTCGGCGGGATAGCGGGCGGCTCGGCCCTCGGCGGCTGGGTCGCGGAACACGACCCGGCGGCGGGCACCGGCCTCGCCCCCGGCGTCACCGGCTTCGCGGTACCGGTGGCAGCGGCGGCCCTTGCCCTGCTGATCGCCGCGATCCGGACGAATTCCCGCCCGCCCATTGACGCGCTCTGA
- a CDS encoding LysR family transcriptional regulator, whose product MSSLPRAVEPRLLRGFLAVAEELHFTRAAARLYVAQQALSRDVRRLERELGVELFVRSTRQVVLTGDGERLVPHARRVLAAHEELMAAFRQVRPLLVDLNSPGLETGARVLRRARELAPELELMARYESGLTYAAAEILAGRLDVSFGRFAGLEPGVRARLAQQPVRYAPMTVILPADHRLAALDAVPLAELAGERVYAGAGNSRTPEWTDLAARLFEGRGIEVAAPAPLAVGEEEFQRIMAKMRAPVLAVVDFPPMPGTVTRPLVDPVPLSPVSLVWRKGFRHPGLDALRRAAAELARAEVWLAHPEDGWIPPTDALIMMTFT is encoded by the coding sequence ATGTCCTCCCTGCCCCGTGCTGTCGAGCCCCGGTTGTTGCGGGGGTTTCTCGCCGTCGCCGAAGAGCTGCACTTCACCCGGGCCGCCGCCCGGCTCTACGTCGCCCAGCAGGCGCTCAGCCGGGATGTGCGGCGGCTGGAGCGGGAGTTGGGGGTGGAGCTGTTCGTGCGGAGCACCCGGCAGGTGGTGTTGACGGGGGACGGGGAGCGGCTGGTGCCCCACGCGCGGCGGGTGCTGGCCGCACACGAGGAGCTGATGGCCGCGTTCCGGCAGGTGCGGCCCCTGCTGGTGGACCTGAACTCGCCGGGACTGGAAACCGGGGCACGCGTGCTGCGGCGGGCCCGGGAGCTCGCGCCGGAGCTGGAGTTGATGGCCCGCTACGAGAGCGGCTTGACCTACGCGGCCGCCGAGATCCTCGCCGGGCGGCTGGACGTGTCGTTCGGGAGGTTCGCCGGGCTCGAACCGGGGGTGCGGGCACGACTCGCGCAGCAGCCGGTGCGGTACGCGCCGATGACGGTGATCCTGCCCGCCGACCATCGGCTGGCCGCGCTGGACGCCGTACCGCTGGCGGAACTCGCGGGCGAGCGGGTGTACGCGGGCGCAGGGAACTCCCGTACGCCGGAGTGGACGGATCTGGCGGCGCGGCTCTTCGAGGGACGGGGCATCGAGGTCGCGGCGCCCGCCCCGTTGGCCGTGGGGGAGGAGGAGTTCCAGCGGATCATGGCCAAGATGAGGGCGCCGGTGCTGGCGGTGGTGGACTTCCCGCCCATGCCGGGCACGGTGACGCGGCCGCTCGTCGACCCCGTGCCGCTGTCCCCGGTCTCGCTGGTGTGGCGCAAGGGGTTCCGTCATCCGGGGCTCGACGCGTTGCGGCGGGCCGCCGCCGAGCTGGCGCGGGCGGAAGTATGGCTGGCACATCCGGAGGACGGGTGGATTCCGCCCACAGATGCACTCATCATGATGACCTTCACCTGA